The nucleotide sequence GTCAGTCATTCCCCATAAAAGTAAAATTCAGCATCACTTATATCgagtataaaacaaaacaaaaaaacagtcGCTTCCCGGGAAATCATAGTGACACTACCTGCCAAATCTCATAAAAAATCTTCAGCTTATTTTTAGAAACAGCTTTTACATCCATCTGTAGTGCTTTCAATCACATTACTCGGTCTTCGGTGACCTCATCCACGTTACTCCTATCGGGATATTTCGTCAATTCGTCCTCCTAAGGTTcaactttttagtgacttcgacaCCCTccttattcgtcggaaaaaatttcatccacttcttccttttagtgttcagctatTTAGTGACTTCAACAACCTCATTAAATGTAgggagaaatttcatccacttctttcttTTAATGTTCAGCTTTTAGTGACTTCAGACACTCAataaatgtcaaaaaaattttatccacttcttccttttagtgttcagatTTTAAGTAACTTCAACCAGCTCATTAAatgtcggaagaaatttcatccacttcttccttttagtgttcagctttttagtgttttcaacaacctcattattcgtcggaagaaatttcatccaattcttccttttagtgtacggctttttagtgacttcagccacctcaccacccgtcggaagaaatttcatccaatTCTTCCTATTACTGtttagctttttagtgacttcagccacctcaccacccgtcggaagaaatttcatccgcTTCTTTCTTATAGtcttcagctttttagtgacttcaaccacctcaccacccgtcggaagaaatttcattcacttcttccttttagtgttcagctttttagtgttttcaaccacctcattatctTTCGGAAGAAATTTTGTCCACTTCTTCCATTGAGTGTccagctttttagtgttttcaacAACCTCACCACCGGTCGCAAGAAATTGTATCCATttttttccttttagtgttcaactttgtagtgacttcaaccacctcactattcgtcggaagaaatttcaccAACTTCTTTTATTTAATGTTCAgatttttagtgttttcaaccacctcattattcgtcggaaaaaattcaatccacttcttccttttagtgttcagttttttagtgttttcaacTACCctaccacccgtcggaagaaatttcatccacttcttccttttagtgttcagctttatACTGATTTCAACCACCCCACCACCCTTCGAAAGAAATATCATTCACTTCTTCCTATTACTGtttagctttttagtgacttcaaccacctcaccacctgtcggaagaaatttcctccactttttggacacgtagtggacatagcgatcgtttcaatattatgttgttgttcttgttctttgacacgtttttaaaaagtcgcttttctctttgattactggaccaattgctttgaaattttcagtggtgaaagataaaaattttcttcagaagccTTTACtctttttttgctatgacgtcgtcaaaattattgccattaggtagcgctacgtgtccataatatatttgatcataactctcttgttctttttagtgttcagcctcttagcatttttaaatatttctcatCTGGGAACACTTCAACCTCCGGAATTCATtcacttcatccgtttcttcttTTATttagccttttagtgttgtcccgatttttttcataacaacaagaacatgacaaagaattctaacaacaacataatatttaaacgatccatttcgtgtccaataaatctATAACTTCACGTGTACTTAAATATAGATTTCGCTTACTGCACGTAAAATATTGGCAATAGTGGAATGTTCGAGAAGCCGTTAGATGTCAGCTACAAAGCACAATGAAAATTTGCCagagttttttaaataaatcccaCACGCAAAATTCATGTTCCTTTTCATTTATGTATCAACAACATAATGCAGTTTCATAATAAGTTATTTGAGTGCTAAACAAAAACGTCATGACTTTTGTTAACAGTACTGcattaataatttcaattatttttgaagaacAGTATGTAACAGTCTAACTTCAGATAAATACaaccaataaaaacaaaaaatacatttttatggtCAATAAAACTGAAGTAAATTATTTAAGTTtacgatataaaaatattttaacgtaATTTATGAAAAAGCtcaataataatgataatagtCTAAGTCAATGCCATTATACAAACATTTCAATCTTCAATATAAACTGGAATTCCAATACTAAAATTTCTATATCCATACATTGTATCGTATGATGATATTAGGATGTACACCTACTATTTTGCGTATAGGATCTAACTGATATTACAGTGCTGAAGTTTCGCACGCTTCTGAAATCTGGAAGCTTGTTAACTTTTTGTGGTATCATCCTACTCATTTCTAGTTTAGTCTTTATAATTGGACACGTTACAAGGAAGCAACGCGCAATTTtgggaaatataaaataatttcatcgCTATGGCGGATTCGGAAAACTCAGAACTAATTAAAATTTCGATTAAGACgccaaaagaaaaaaaagatgTTGAGATTAGCGGAAAAGGAACTGTGAAAGAATTACGTGAAAAGGTTGCGGAAAAATTTGCGTCATCGCCAGAAAAAGTCGTTCTAATATTTGCGGGAAAAATTTTAAAGGACAATGAAAGCGTTGAAACGCACAAGCTCAAAGATGGACAGACAATTCATCTTGTAATCAAGAGTCTTCCACAAGCTCAATCTAGTACATCAGGTCAGAGCGCGACATCTTCTCAATCATCTGCATCAACAGCAACCGCAACTGAAAGTCGTCCGAATCAACCTCCCCGAATGCCAGGATTTAATTCAACAAATTTGATGGACATGCAACAGCAAATGCAACAAGAAATGATGCGTAATCCTGATCTAATGCAGCAAATAATGGGAAATCCAATGGTTGAAAACATGCTGTCAAATCCTGAAGTAATGGGACAATTGATGAGGGCCAACCCTCAAATGCAGGCTTTGATAGAACAAAACCCCGAAGTCGGCCATTTACTGAACAATCCAGAGTTGATGCGCCAAGCATTGGAATATACAAGAAACCCAGCAATGTTACAAGAAGTGATGAGGAATCAAGATCGAGCCTTGAGCAACCTAGAAAGTATTCCTGGAGGTTACAATGCATTGCGTAGAATGTACACAGATGTTCAGGAACCAATGTTGAATGCTGCCCAAGAGCAATTTGGCGGAAATCCTTTTGCTAGTCTCATTCAGAACAGCAATAATTCAAGTGGTGATAACAATGCACAAAGAGGTGTTGAAAACACAGAACCACTGCCAAATCCATGGGGAGGTTCTGGCACTAGATCAACCGCAGCGACTACGACCACTCCAACAACAGGTAGTTCTACCAACACGTCATCTTCTGCTGCCCCTGGTGTCGGTGGAATACAAAACATGATGCAGGATATGATGCAAAACCCTAGCGCAATGCAAAATCTTATGTCAAGTCCATACATGCAAAGTGCGATGAATATGATGGCACAAAATCCGCAGATGACTGCTGCAGCAATGCAAAACAATCCCATGATTGCCAATAATCCCCAACTCCAGTCAATGATTCCAACAATGATTCAACAAATGCAGAATCCGGAGTTTCAAGCAGCAATGCAAAATCCTAGAGTATTGCAAGCAATGACTCAAATTCAACAAGGCATGGATGTATTATCACGTGAGGCACCACAACTGTTGTCAGGAATGACATCCATGCCAATGATGCCTCGAGCACAAACGACTTCGACACCATCTTCCACGACATCGACAACCCCATCACAGCAGTCAACTAATCCTCTTGCGAGTGATCCCGAGGCTTTGTCACGGATAATGATGTCACTGGCAGCCACGAACCCATCTGCGAACACTCAACCCCCTGAAGAAAGATTTCGAACCGAACTTGAGCAATTGACAGCTATGGGATTTATGAATAGAGAAGCCAATATTCAGGCTTTAATAGCAACAGGCGGAAATGTTAATGCAGCAATTGAAAGGCTACTATCTCGTTaatattgtatttaaaaattgattggaTTGATATTTTGTTGTATTAACATAATCCCTGCAACCACATGATATATATCTTATTCTGCAATCAGAAATAATTTACTATATCATttgttttgtaaataattacTGTAGCTTAATTGTATTATGTCAGGGTTGGAATTGGAATATTTCTGATCAATTTAGTGATATGACTCAAACAGACTAATTTTATTGAGATTTGATTTCTACTTTGGAGTTGATATTGGCTCCAACTAGGGTTGGTCAAATATTTCTAAGGCGGATTGAATTCTGAACAAGAAATCTAATACaccatatttttattatcaatctATGACATGACATACATGacaattttaatgaaattacTTGTATCATAAATAACCAAATTAACAGTATTCTTGTATCTTCGTAAATGTCTGCAGGtctaaattgaattttataatgAAACGCCAGTTACACTTTAAAAAACTAGATGTAGGtgatacaaatatttaatttgattattgaAGTCATATTATAATCTGATTTTCTCAACCCCTGGTTCCAACCCTGACATTTTAAAGCATCTTTCGTTTTTATCACAGGATAATTTATTTCCATCCCGTGTACAGGTACTTGCTGGAGAAATTCAGCTTAAGTGGTTATTTATGAAAAAGCCAATAATCATATCTTGATAATCACTTTTGTTGCATTGCAGGCTATATAACTCAATGTGTAAATGTATACCTTGTTATATGAGAGGTATTAGTTGTTTCTCTTgttgaattttgattttatttgtcaatttttttgcattgtatATATTAGACAAGGAATGAGCAAGGTTGGACATGGTACTTCTTAATAGGAGATTTTCTAAAGTATAATCTTATGAAGGCTTCATTCTCTCTTGTGTTTAGGATGAGACAATGAAAAAATCCTAGTCGAATTCAACATTCTTTGTGTTTGTTTGCTACAAAAACCAactaattttttgataattgcTTAAATTAATCCTTCTAAATAATTTTCACATACTCTTTGATTAGCTGTGTGGAAACTGATTGGTCttcagttttattaaaaaactaACATTTTTTTCAGTCTGACATaataggtaatttttttttgtctggcGTGTGCTGAGTAATATAGCACAGTTCGTCCAATATCCATTTTCTAGAAAATAGAATATTAAGATGGCATATAACATTCATTCTCTTACTAGATTTGGAAACACATTGGTTAATCAATATCACTGAATTTATTGCTCTAATTTAAGTCAGCTTAACATATAGTTATATGCTTTTAGTGTATTCGATCAGTTTGACTGCCgtaattgtaaataatatcCAGCAGTATTCACCCCATTGTTCCATGTTATAATTCGTTCAAATCCTCATGTCTATTATTCAGTGACTGCTTTACAATTGGAGTCATCAAAATGTGAATATGTAATTGGGTAATATAATAACTTGTGATTCACAAACAGTCAATTCCTCATTACAAATGAATGTCAATGCATAGGTTCTGTTTTGCTAATCgctaatatattataataacaGCTAATAAATCATCAATGTTTCTTATGTATTTTCTTCAGAGACTGGTGCTTATAGGCATAGCGATCACATTTTCCATGCCTCATTTCTTTGGTTTCAGTGTAATATGTAATATTTCTAATCATCTTTTGATATACCGTAATTTCCAAAGAGCcaattttgaattgttgaagaTCTTGCTTCGAAAATGCAGAATTGTTGCTTAATTTACGAGTTTTATTCATTTGATGTTAGATGTGTTTGAGTACAAGATATTAATGCATACAGAAAAATGTGACCCCTCGTCTTTAATTACTggtttggcaaaaaaaaattttggtgtGGGCAAAATGCTATTTATATTGGACCCCAtgcatattgaaatatatattttaatatttgtgttTGAATATTGAGTCATTGGTAAATATAACGGACATTAAAATTGGCTTTCAAATTTCACAATTGCTAATACTGTATTTCATAACTAACTGTATGTTGTATGTAAATGATATATGTTGTATAATATTTGCTTTGTGATTTAATTATTCATTATGCTCTGCCATACTTTCATCTTATATAAGTTTATTTGAAATGTGGTTTTTGTGTTACTACATATAAATGAACATGGGAATGATGTCATTCGTGAAAAATTTGTCAATtatttttccaatattaatGAGAATGTTATCTATGTTCAAACAAAAGTTTTTTCCCGTAACAGTCTGCTTTCAGTAAATATAGGGAAAAAAACAAGCAGGCAATATGGATGTGGCCCTTCTATGGCTTATATActcttatataaatataatttgtgactgagtaaatttgttatcaatcttgtgtaatattatgTCTTTTCAGTGCACTTGCCATCGACCCATGGCATCTTTACTGAGACATGGGTTGCCTCAAATGGTGAGGCGATGCAAACCAAACCTAATAACTTTAGCTGGTAAAAACTCTCCAGTCATCTATTTGGGGATACGGAGAGTGGCATCTTCAAGCAAAAAGGGAGCGTCAGCACCAGTGACTGTTTCAGAAAAAACACCATATGAGATTGAACTAGAAAGGCTGAAAAAGAAAGATGTATGATTACTGTATTTTCTGACAATTTTTGCCTTTGCCTGCCATGTAATTGAGTCAGCTTAAGCAAATTAATGAAAAATGTTGAATGTTTGTGATAGTGTTTTAAAAGTATCGCAATAGacattgttttattaatttcattgaTTCAGATTGGCATATCTACATTTTGATGTAATAACTCATGCAACTTAATGATGGTGtcacaatttcatttttgtattcTAGCCTGAAGAAAAGTTTTATGGATTTTATAAAGATCAACCATATGTTGACAAAATGCAATACCATTCTTTTTGGTTGATTCTATGGTCTTTGACACTCATGTTCCTCTTTCCTGTGTTATCCTATACACCGATGTGGAGGTAAGACTTCGTAATTGTGTGATACTCTTTACTACGGTAATTATTTCATTCATTCTTCATGCTCGAGTGAAAAGGCGAAATGAACAGTTTTTCAATCACTATGAAATGATGAGAAATGCTACCATATTCTCACACTTACTCACTGGACATTTGAGCCAGTAGTTATGAGTTAAGGCTGGTTTACTTTCCTGCTTTAATTTTCATTTAGTAGTATTGGTTAGGCAAGTGCATCAACTTTCATCTCTGACCCAATTTAAAAGAAAGCAGTGAATCATTATTCCGTAAATTGGCTTGTAGTAGACCTTAAAATCGGTGGTATTCGAACTTTctttttcgaatttgtcaagtctcgtgccccgcctcaaaaataactatctAACAACAAGATACAactaacagatagtaaggtaaaaatatgtttataaaaaaaaacgttgaaaatacgtggatggaacgtaaataatgaaataaatgaaaagttttaaaaacaaataaggtgggcaagatcaaatctaacaaatagttttattccgTCCCCTCAAAATATTGTCTATGCTTCTGTGCACGCAatatcgtttgagaaccactgctttaaatttttaattttaattgctTGCCAGGCCAAAGACTGTGCTTTAATAAAGACTAAGACTTGTTTGAATTTAACATACCTGAATAAGCAAACCAAATTATTCTGGCATGAATAGTGTCGTTAAACTTGATTTTTTATTACTCACAGGGGCAATGATAGGAAATGGAAGGCTCGGGAAGCACATGCATGGATAGAAAAACGAAGAGCTAATGACGAACCTTTGATAAGTAAAGACTATGCTCCAGCTGAAATAATAGAAGGCATGGTGCCTCCTCCTGGCGATTGGGAAAGAGATTGGCTTATGGCACAGCAATCAGTAAGGCCAAGTGCCACAGGAGTCTACAACCACAattatacattttaaattgttgCCAGGCTGAATAAATTAGTTATTAGTTTTGATATGTACGTTTTGATATATCACACAATACTATTCATCATTTTCTGGGCATCCAATATCTAATCAGACTTGTGATGTTTGACTTGCTTTAACTTGTTTTCTTTTCTGATAAGTTCTcctcaaaatatatttgtgaataATATGATTATGATATCTCATAAGGCGAGTTTTTGATAAGCAGTATAACATTACACTCCAATATGTAGAAATGCCAATGCTTGTGTTAGGGCAAGTTTTCCAGTGGTTGTTGGTGAAATTGGTCTACCTGTCCTGCATGATGTTCATGCGGCATCTCGCCCTGCTTTAGCGACTTCTGTCAAATGTGAATCGACGCCAAAGCTTGTGTTAGAGAAGCTTATTCCAGTGGTCATTGGAAACGTGCTTTGATATGACTGGTGAATTATATACCCATTGATTCCGTAAAATCGTATAAAATTCTTTGTTCAATTGCAATAAGGAGGAGTAGTGTAAATAAACTCTTGCTGgaaattatgaatatttgaaCGGCGGCAAAAGATGGGCATTGGGTTTGCACGTTTAGCAGAGAACAAGAAGCTCATTTTTGCTGCGCCAAGCATCACTAGTACTAGTTAAGGACATTTGTACTTTCCAAAGATAtccaaatgaaaaatattagacCCGTTTTTAGGAGGCATCGTGCCGAACAAAATCTGACTTTCAATTTGAATTCAATGAAGAAAACATGCCAGTGATGAGAGGATATAATTCTTACTTTTGTAAATGAGTAACTTCCTCCGTAGAtgttaatataaatatgaagaaaGGGAAAGTCTTCTTGCTCGGATGAAAGATTAAGCGCGGGATATATCACGTTTCGATGAGACGGTCATGTAACAAATTCAAAATGCGTCAGCGGTTCCATGTGTTGCTACAGTGATCCCCCCCTAAAATTTACCATAATTTTCAGGTGTGACACCATACTTTAATTTATAacgtaaataaaaatgtgtttgtataattaaaaaaatggctCATAGGCCGGTGAAGATGAACATTTTAAAAGTTACATTACTataacaaaatatctaccaccctccctaaaataaaaatcaagggAACATACTGCGGCTTGCTACCACCTCGTTGAGTGAACTCTCGCTTTTAGTATAAAGATTGGCGCTGTGATTTGTAATTAAAGATACTGAACGGGTATTTAGTCATGCATTATGGCAAGACAGACACGTGGGCTTTCGTGGAAGGTCAACGGGACGGCCCATTACCATGGCAACAATACGCACTGGTCATCTTATATGTAATCGACTACACACATTCATCTTATACAGTAGTTCTCGCGTGATTACCTGCCGATCAACAATGGTTAGCAAATTGAAACTCCGgggtttattattttaatggtgCGTATAACTGGCTTAGTTTTGTGCACCCGGACTGTGATATTGAGCGTTTGGTGCTCAAATGCTTCGACCCGTTACGAGGACGTATTCTATAACAAATGATATAATTCTGGGATTTGGTAGCAAATTGATAATATTCACGGGGCCTATATTCAGTTCTTTGCAATGATTAAGTAAAATTGATCTTGGGAAGTTATAACGGggacaatttaatattaaatgttcGACGGTTTCGTTTTCCGTGCAGGTGTCGCAAAATCCATTTTCGTGTAGTCCAATTTTATGAAGATGAAAGTTCAGACGACAGTGGCCTGTTTGTAGTCTGAACAATAGTATTTTATATCTTCTAGATCTCAGGGGTGCGATGTTGAATGTACAACGAAGGTGATCCTTGGTCAAGATATTAACGATAATGCCACACGCTTTTGttaaacatttattttcagctaGGAAGTAAGAAGGCAGACGGAATGATTAGAAATCAAGAAAAAGAATTATCAACATATCCCCGTCTTGGCAATTATTCACTTAGCAACGGTCTTGATGCATATTGCTTTTTATCACTGGAATCGGCATTAATAATAGCCATGAATGGTTTATATTTTTCCTGATTGCTAAGTTTGTAAAGAAAATGAGATTGCAACTTGATTGATTAGGCAATTACTCCAtagttatttattgaaaaacctTTTAATTTTAGAACAGTCCTTTAATTTCCATTGTTTCTGGGTCCAATGAAATATCATAAAAGCATGGTCTAGTTGGAAGCCCTGGCATCGTTGACATAGTCCCGATGAGTGGGTAAAGAAATCCAGCTCCGACGCTTGCGCGAATGTCTCGCACTGGTAATGTAAAACCTGTTGGTGAACCTTTCAACTCTGGCTTATGAGAAAGAGATAGATGAGTCTTTGCCATGCATATTGGTAAATTTGCGAAACCCTGTTTGGTATATTGCTCTACCTTTTGCTCTGCTTCTGGTGACAGTTCAACCCCATCAGCTCCATAAATTTTCCTCGCAATAATTTCAATCTTTTCCACAATAGGCAAATTAACatcatataaaaatttgaaatctgttGGTGCATCTGCTGCAGCCACTACAGCACGAGCCAGGTCAGTGGCACCTTTACCCCCAAGCGCCCAATGTGTGCATGAAACTGCATCAAAAGCACCTGCCTCGCGTGCAAGCCTCAATGCTAGTTCAACCTCATTCTGTGTGTCAAATACAAATTGATTTAAAGCAAAAACAACAGACACACCAAAATACTTGgcattttcaatttgcttcCGAACATTTGAGAATCCCTTTTCAACCAAGTCAcatttctcttcaaaatatTCTTTTGGCAGTGGCATTCCAGCTGTGACATTTGGTCCTCCCCCATGCATCTTAATTGCTCTAATTGTAGCTACCAGCACAACAACATGAGGTCGAAGGCCAGATTGTCTGCACTTTATGTTGAAAAACTTTTCCATGCCAATATCTGCTCCAAACCCAGCTTCTGTAACAACAATACCTTCAGGTCCTAccaattttaaagcaattttaTCTGCAAGGATAGATGAATTACCATGAGCAATATTTGCAAATGGTCCAGCGTGAACAAAAACAGGAGTGCCTTCCAGAGTTTGCATCAAGTTTGGCTGAATAGCATCCTTCATCAGAACTGCCAAAGCACCAGTGATGCCGAGATCATCAGCACTGACTGGATCTCCACTCTTGCTACTACCAATAACCATATTTCCAAGACGTTTGGACATATCAGTAACGTCAGTTGTCAGAGCCAATACTGCCATTATCTCACTTGCTACTGTTATATCAAATTGAGAGTCTCGAGAATAACCTTTCTCTGTTGGTGATAATCCAATTGTTATCTTGCGAAGGTATCGATCATTTGTATCAATGACTCTTTGCCAAGTGATAGTTTCAGGGTCTATGTCTAACCTTGCAAACTTCTTAATCTCTTCTTCTGTGAGTTCATCTGGATTATCTTTTTCGATTCCAAGGCGCTGCAATCTTCGTTTTTGAATATCACAAAAGGATCGTTTACCCTGCTTCTTTGGCACAAGACGATTGAATAAAGCTTTATCAGATTGGCATTTTTCATGAAACATTCTAGCATCAATTGCAGCAGCAAGCAAATTGTTTGCAGCAGTGATGGCATGTATATCCCCTGTTAAATGAAGATTAAATTCGTCCATTGGAATGACTTGCGAGTATCCACCTCCAGCAGCACCACCTTTTATGCCAAAAGTTGGACCTTGTGAAGGCTGTCGCACACAAGCAAagatgtttttattcaaatgagCTCCCAGTGCCTGAGCTAATCCAATTGTTGTTGTACTTTTTCCTTCTCCAAGCGGTGTTGGTGTGATGCCAGTTATAACAACATATTTCCCGTCCTTAACATCCTGTAGCCTTGACAAAGTTGACAGAGACACTTTAGCTTTTACATTGCCATAAGCACTAACTTCACTCGGCAAAAGGCCAACTTCTGCCGCCAAATCTCTTATGTTCTTAGGTGTTTGTGCTGTAGCGATTGCAATATCTGTGGGGACAGGAGTTTTGAGATCTAAGGGGAGATAAGAAATATTCCACTTCTTATTGAGTCGCTTATCCAGATCCCCAGCAGCACATTCCACAGTATTTTGCATCAACATTGCTACAGTCATAGGACCAACACCACCTGGAACTGGAGTAATCCAACCAGCCACAGTTGAAACTTCCTTGAAGTCGACGTCTCCTACAAGCCTTTGACCACTTTTTTTAGAAGAATCTGGTATTGCATTGATTCCACAGTCAATCACAACAGCTCCAGGTTTAACCCATGAAGCTTTGACCATTTCTTGTTGTCTTATTGCGACAACAAGAATatcagcattttttgtaattgctTCCGTATTTACAGTCCTGGAATGACAGACAGTAACAGTAGCATTATTCAAACGCAATAATTCTGACATGGGAGCACCAACTATTTTGCTACGACCAAGCACAACTGCATTTTTTCCGGAAATGGATATGCCTGTGGTTTTTATTAATTCAAGGCAACCTCTTGGTGTACAAGGAATATTGCAGCCTTTTCCAACATCACCCCGACTGAGTAATCCAGCATTGTGAACAGTGAGACCATCAACATCTTTTTCTGGAGCTATAGCATTTGTTGCAACATCGGCGTCAATTGGTTGGTCAGTCTCAAGAGGTAGttgaacaattattccatgaaCATCAGGATCCGCATTTAGTgcattaattttattcaaaagattGGATAAATTTGTTGATCCGGGTAATTGAACATGTTGAGCATGAATTCCAATCTCTTGTGCAGCTTTAAGTTTCATACGAATATACACATTGGAGTCTTCCCGGTGGCCAACCTGGACAATGGCCAGTCCTGGACGGAACCCTGCACACTTCTCTGCTAAGTCTTTCACTTTCTGAGACAATGATTTTCGAATATCAGCAGAAATTGATTTTCCATTGAGCAACTGCGCCATAATTTTGATGGACTACAACTACAATCTAAGCGtttagaaaattaaataaaaatcacatAAATTTGTGCAACATAAACCCAGAGTCCTGTTTGTAAtgtttgtaaatattgtacTCCACAAGAATCCTAAGAGTATTGAGCTGATAAATGCTTTGAGCAAATCAACAGCAGCAATACTACTTGCAGTAACCTATTTGAAACTATGTTAAGGGTGTATTATCTGCTCTGTTAGCAACTCTACAGAGCCACTTATGTGAATGATTAACTAAGCAAACATGATGAGCTG is from Styela clava chromosome 9, kaStyClav1.hap1.2, whole genome shotgun sequence and encodes:
- the LOC144411614 gene encoding ubiquilin-1-like, whose protein sequence is MADSENSELIKISIKTPKEKKDVEISGKGTVKELREKVAEKFASSPEKVVLIFAGKILKDNESVETHKLKDGQTIHLVIKSLPQAQSSTSGQSATSSQSSASTATATESRPNQPPRMPGFNSTNLMDMQQQMQQEMMRNPDLMQQIMGNPMVENMLSNPEVMGQLMRANPQMQALIEQNPEVGHLLNNPELMRQALEYTRNPAMLQEVMRNQDRALSNLESIPGGYNALRRMYTDVQEPMLNAAQEQFGGNPFASLIQNSNNSSGDNNAQRGVENTEPLPNPWGGSGTRSTAATTTTPTTGSSTNTSSSAAPGVGGIQNMMQDMMQNPSAMQNLMSSPYMQSAMNMMAQNPQMTAAAMQNNPMIANNPQLQSMIPTMIQQMQNPEFQAAMQNPRVLQAMTQIQQGMDVLSREAPQLLSGMTSMPMMPRAQTTSTPSSTTSTTPSQQSTNPLASDPEALSRIMMSLAATNPSANTQPPEERFRTELEQLTAMGFMNREANIQALIATGGNVNAAIERLLSR
- the LOC120339367 gene encoding C-1-tetrahydrofolate synthase, cytoplasmic-like, with the translated sequence MAQLLNGKSISADIRKSLSQKVKDLAEKCAGFRPGLAIVQVGHREDSNVYIRMKLKAAQEIGIHAQHVQLPGSTNLSNLLNKINALNADPDVHGIIVQLPLETDQPIDADVATNAIAPEKDVDGLTVHNAGLLSRGDVGKGCNIPCTPRGCLELIKTTGISISGKNAVVLGRSKIVGAPMSELLRLNNATVTVCHSRTVNTEAITKNADILVVAIRQQEMVKASWVKPGAVVIDCGINAIPDSSKKSGQRLVGDVDFKEVSTVAGWITPVPGGVGPMTVAMLMQNTVECAAGDLDKRLNKKWNISYLPLDLKTPVPTDIAIATAQTPKNIRDLAAEVGLLPSEVSAYGNVKAKVSLSTLSRLQDVKDGKYVVITGITPTPLGEGKSTTTIGLAQALGAHLNKNIFACVRQPSQGPTFGIKGGAAGGGYSQVIPMDEFNLHLTGDIHAITAANNLLAAAIDARMFHEKCQSDKALFNRLVPKKQGKRSFCDIQKRRLQRLGIEKDNPDELTEEEIKKFARLDIDPETITWQRVIDTNDRYLRKITIGLSPTEKGYSRDSQFDITVASEIMAVLALTTDVTDMSKRLGNMVIGSSKSGDPVSADDLGITGALAVLMKDAIQPNLMQTLEGTPVFVHAGPFANIAHGNSSILADKIALKLVGPEGIVVTEAGFGADIGMEKFFNIKCRQSGLRPHVVVLVATIRAIKMHGGGPNVTAGMPLPKEYFEEKCDLVEKGFSNVRKQIENAKYFGVSVVFALNQFVFDTQNEVELALRLAREAGAFDAVSCTHWALGGKGATDLARAVVAAADAPTDFKFLYDVNLPIVEKIEIIARKIYGADGVELSPEAEQKVEQYTKQGFANLPICMAKTHLSLSHKPELKGSPTGFTLPVRDIRASVGAGFLYPLIGTMSTMPGLPTRPCFYDISLDPETMEIKGLF
- the LOC120339369 gene encoding uncharacterized protein LOC120339369, which encodes MSFQCTCHRPMASLLRHGLPQMVRRCKPNLITLAGKNSPVIYLGIRRVASSSKKGASAPVTVSEKTPYEIELERLKKKDPEEKFYGFYKDQPYVDKMQYHSFWLILWSLTLMFLFPVLSYTPMWRGNDRKWKAREAHAWIEKRRANDEPLISKDYAPAEIIEGMVPPPGDWERDWLMAQQSVRPSATGVYNHNYTF